From Carya illinoinensis cultivar Pawnee chromosome 5, C.illinoinensisPawnee_v1, whole genome shotgun sequence, one genomic window encodes:
- the LOC122311465 gene encoding rust resistance kinase Lr10-like: protein MNWSRTPDEAKGTSSTKLVTTGAVLGSFLVLLVVFALQRLYINDMVEKEYRAKIEKFLEDYRNFQPTRYSYANIKKITNQFAEKLGQGAYGTVFKGKLSNQIHVAVKILNNSSKENGEEFINEVGIMGRIHHVHVVRLVGFCADGFRRALVYEFLSNYSLEKFIFSANVKNRFLGWDKLQDIAIGVAKGIEYLHQGCDHQILHFDIKPHNVLLDDNFNPKISDFGLAKLCSKDQIVVSMTTGRGTMGYSAPKVFSRNFGNVSYKADVYSFGMLLLKIVGGKRNVDVTVESTSKVYFPEWIYNLLEQKEELKVFIEDDGYTKIVEKLAIVGLWCIQWHPMDRPSMKLVVQMLEGEEDKLIMPPNPFASSGPTKVQARKPTTRLGQDLEVILESD, encoded by the exons ATGAATTGGTCCAGAACACCAGATGAAGCGAAAG GTACGTCATCAACAAAACTAGTCACCACTG GTGCCGTCTTAGGTTCATTTCTTGTACTACTGGTGGTCTTTGCTCTCCAACGTCTCTATATTAATGATATGGTAGAAAAAGAATATCGGGCAAAGATTGAAAAGTTCCTGGAGGATTATAGAAATTTCCAGCCGACGAGATACTCGTATGctaatattaaaaagattacaaatcaGTTTGCAGAGAAGTTGGGCCAAGGAGCATACGGTACAGTATTCAAAGGAAAACTTTCCAATCAAATTCATGTTGCCGTGAAGATCCTGAACAACAGTTCCAAGGAAAATGGTGAAGAATTCATCAATGAAGTGGGAATAATGGGTAGAATTCACCATGTTCATGTGGTTCGCCTTGTTGGCTTTTGTGCTGATGGATTTAGGCGAGCACTAGTTTATGAGTTTTTATCAAATTACTCACTAGAGAAGTTCATATTTTCAGCAAATGTCAAGAACCGTTTTCTTGGATGGGACAAGTTGCAAGATATTGCCATCGGCGTTGCAAAAGGAATTGAATATCTTCACCAAGGATGTGACCACCAAATCCTCCATTTTGACATCAAACCCCACAATGTTTTGCTTGACGATAACTTTAATCCAAAAATTTCTGATTTTGGTCTTGCAAAATTATGTTCCAAGGATCAAATTGTAGTATCTATGACTACGGGCAGAGGGACCATGGGGTATAGTGCACCTAAAGTGTTCTCTAGAAACTTTGGGAATGTGTCTTATAAAGCagatgtttatagttttggaatGTTGCTACTTAAAATTGTTGGAGGGAAGAGAAATGTTGATGTCACAGTGGAAAGCACTAGCAAGGTCTACTTTCCAGAATGGATTTATAATCTTTTAGAACAAAAAGAAGAGTTAAAAGTCTTTATCGAAGATGATGGATATACTAAAATTGTAGAGAAACTTGCAATTGTCGGACTATGGTGCATACAATGGCACCCAATGGATCGCCCTTCCATGAAACTTGTAGTTCAAATgttggaaggagaagaagataaATTAATCATGCCTCCTAATCCTTTTGCCTCCTCAGGCCCTACAAAAGTTCAAGCACGGAAACCTACCACGCGTTTAGGTCAAGATTTGGAGGTTATCCTCGAATCAGATTAA